The following coding sequences lie in one Paenibacillus durus ATCC 35681 genomic window:
- a CDS encoding baseplate J/gp47 family protein codes for MADQSFGAILERMLDRVPEELDKREGSIIYDALAPAAAELAQMYVELELNTNLFFADTATGEFLERSIAWSGITRRPASPAEIQGTFYADGGGGLDIPIGSRFSLDQLNYTAAEKLSPGNYRLTCETAGALGNRNSGALLPIDYIPQLSRGEAVRLLIPGEDAEDDETLRQRYFDSARRPATSGNKAHYAEWALQIPGVGGARVFPLWNGPKTVKVTIADAEIKPASQPLVDQVQQYIDPAPGQGEGQAPVGAVVTAASVQGKTITVSAVVTLASGYELQEVKERFQAALENYRKEKGFTATYISQSVIGALLLGTEGVADYANLLLNGGVGNVTLGAEEVPLFGAVMLEVQDGS; via the coding sequence ATGGCTGACCAATCATTCGGGGCGATTCTGGAGCGGATGCTGGATCGTGTACCGGAAGAGCTGGACAAAAGAGAAGGCAGCATCATTTATGATGCCTTGGCCCCTGCTGCGGCGGAATTGGCCCAGATGTATGTCGAGCTTGAGCTGAATACGAATCTGTTCTTTGCCGATACGGCGACCGGCGAGTTTCTGGAGCGGAGCATCGCATGGTCGGGCATCACAAGACGTCCGGCAAGCCCGGCCGAAATTCAAGGGACGTTCTATGCGGACGGCGGCGGAGGGCTGGATATTCCGATCGGCAGCCGCTTTTCGCTCGATCAATTGAACTATACGGCGGCGGAGAAGCTGTCTCCCGGCAATTACCGGCTCACCTGCGAAACGGCCGGAGCGTTGGGAAACCGTAATTCCGGCGCGCTCCTGCCCATCGACTACATTCCGCAGCTGTCGCGGGGCGAGGCGGTTCGCCTGCTGATTCCCGGAGAGGATGCAGAAGACGACGAGACGCTGCGGCAGCGTTATTTCGATTCGGCCAGACGTCCGGCGACAAGCGGCAACAAGGCCCATTATGCGGAATGGGCGCTGCAAATTCCAGGCGTGGGCGGCGCGCGCGTATTTCCGCTGTGGAATGGTCCGAAGACGGTGAAGGTAACGATTGCCGATGCGGAGATAAAACCGGCCTCCCAGCCGCTTGTGGATCAGGTGCAGCAATATATCGACCCCGCTCCGGGACAAGGAGAAGGACAGGCGCCCGTTGGAGCGGTGGTTACGGCAGCTTCGGTTCAGGGCAAGACCATAACGGTCTCCGCAGTGGTCACGCTGGCTTCCGGATATGAGCTGCAAGAGGTGAAGGAGCGATTTCAAGCGGCTCTTGAGAACTACCGCAAGGAAAAAGGATTTACCGCGACATATATCAGCCAATCCGTCATCGGCGCTCTGCTGCTAGGCACCGAGGGGGTTGCGGATTATGCGAACCTGCTGCTGAATGGCGGCGTGGGTAACGTAACACTTGGAGCCGAAGAGGTGCCGCTATTCGGCGCCGTGATGTTGGAGGTGCAGGATGGCAGCTAA
- a CDS encoding DUF2634 domain-containing protein, whose translation MIPEAGQSGYITEQVEGEAAESPSLTYGIDWKKGRITGYVDGLDALKQAVDKTLRTLRYEQLIYSSNYGTEWNLVLGQDRLLARPEIRRVVTEALLQDDRVEGVEQLEVSFNGETVTIDITARSRYGDIQIRKELNANG comes from the coding sequence ATGATTCCCGAAGCGGGACAGTCCGGTTACATTACAGAACAGGTAGAGGGGGAAGCCGCTGAATCCCCGAGCTTAACCTACGGCATCGACTGGAAAAAGGGGCGGATTACCGGCTATGTAGACGGTCTGGATGCTCTAAAGCAGGCAGTGGATAAGACGCTGCGCACGCTCCGGTATGAACAGCTTATTTACAGCTCCAATTATGGAACGGAGTGGAATCTGGTGCTGGGTCAGGATCGGCTGCTGGCTAGACCGGAGATTCGGCGGGTTGTGACGGAAGCGCTGCTTCAGGACGACCGGGTTGAGGGAGTGGAGCAGCTGGAGGTTTCGTTTAACGGGGAGACTGTAACAATTGACATTACGGCGAGGTCACGCTATGGAGATATCCAAATCAGAAAGGAGCTGAATGCCAATGGCTGA
- a CDS encoding DUF2577 domain-containing protein has protein sequence MLDIIKKASLGAVDSSNPVAFFYGTVIAGAPLQIQIDQKFILPGNALVLPESVMESKIPLDGGEVVLRRGLEAGDRVLLLRMQGGQSYVVLDRLVKSP, from the coding sequence GTGTTGGATATTATTAAAAAAGCAAGCCTCGGAGCGGTGGACAGCAGCAATCCGGTGGCTTTTTTTTATGGAACGGTAATTGCGGGAGCGCCGCTGCAAATCCAGATTGATCAAAAATTTATTTTGCCCGGAAACGCGCTCGTTCTGCCCGAATCGGTCATGGAGAGCAAAATCCCGCTGGATGGCGGGGAAGTTGTGCTGCGGCGGGGGCTTGAAGCGGGCGACCGTGTTCTGCTGCTGCGCATGCAGGGCGGCCAGAGCTATGTCGTGCTGGACAGGCTGGTGAAGTCGCCATGA
- a CDS encoding LysM peptidoglycan-binding domain-containing protein, translating into MNTHQEYGFFLSYNNMEDIFRLPVNPETLEIKEAGEGKSYTIIDLGEINAISYPKLTEITLESIFPAQRYPFVLVPETGKNRLLKPFEYVEMIKKWMTSRRPIRFVFSGLEIKEPKATPTSWLNASRYSENSTYSNDLPLSMAMSIESFNWKLSAGTSGDIEYSLSLKKYVFYQAAPVKVVKGAAKTQQKRAGDRKAPAVYKLKAGDNLWKIAQKELSDGSRWKEIQKLNAIPDSELRKLPVGKTIKLP; encoded by the coding sequence ATGAACACGCATCAGGAGTACGGTTTTTTTCTCAGCTATAACAATATGGAGGATATCTTCCGCCTGCCGGTCAATCCCGAGACGCTGGAGATCAAGGAAGCGGGTGAAGGCAAAAGCTATACCATTATCGATTTGGGTGAAATCAACGCTATTTCCTATCCCAAGCTGACCGAGATTACGCTGGAAAGCATCTTTCCGGCGCAGCGCTATCCGTTCGTCCTCGTGCCGGAGACAGGGAAGAACCGGTTGCTTAAACCTTTTGAATATGTGGAGATGATCAAAAAATGGATGACGAGCCGCAGGCCGATCCGTTTTGTTTTTTCCGGTCTGGAAATCAAGGAACCGAAGGCGACACCGACAAGCTGGCTGAACGCTTCGCGGTATAGTGAAAATTCCACTTATTCCAATGATTTACCCTTGAGCATGGCCATGAGCATTGAGAGCTTCAACTGGAAGCTCAGCGCCGGTACTTCAGGAGATATCGAATATTCGCTCTCGCTCAAAAAGTATGTGTTCTACCAGGCGGCCCCGGTAAAAGTTGTCAAGGGAGCGGCCAAGACGCAGCAGAAGAGAGCAGGCGACCGGAAAGCCCCGGCTGTCTATAAGCTGAAAGCGGGCGACAATCTGTGGAAAATCGCGCAAAAGGAACTGAGCGACGGCAGCAGGTGGAAGGAAATCCAGAAGCTTAACGCCATTCCCGACAGTGAGCTGAGGAAGCTTCCGGTTGGCAAGACGATCAAGCTGCCTTGA
- a CDS encoding phage tail assembly chaperone encodes MSEFSLFFAQNVDCDTTEEFIVSTRFKDKDGKPAAWKLRSMTEDENQECRKAATRKIKGKNGVYTPEIDANDYMAKLMTASVVYPDLKNAELQRSYSVLGAEALLRKMLLPGEFAALGERVQALNGFGTDMNELVDEVKN; translated from the coding sequence ATGAGTGAATTTAGTTTGTTTTTTGCACAAAATGTAGACTGCGACACGACCGAGGAATTTATCGTATCCACGCGCTTTAAAGATAAGGACGGTAAGCCTGCGGCCTGGAAGCTGCGCAGCATGACGGAGGACGAGAATCAGGAATGCCGAAAGGCGGCGACTCGGAAGATCAAAGGCAAGAACGGTGTCTACACGCCGGAAATTGACGCCAATGATTATATGGCCAAGCTGATGACGGCGAGCGTCGTATATCCCGATCTGAAAAATGCGGAGCTGCAGCGCTCTTACAGCGTACTGGGCGCGGAGGCGCTGCTGCGCAAAATGCTTCTGCCCGGCGAATTCGCCGCGCTCGGCGAGCGGGTGCAGGCGCTTAATGGCTTCGGCACCGATATGAACGAATTGGTGGACGAAGTAAAAAACTGA
- a CDS encoding phage tail tube protein — MAFLKASDTISGQEGRAYAVIGTQIEEMFYVKKLEATVEKQKAEVKTLGRRGVQHKATGWSGSGSMTIFYMTSRFRQMMLDYMNTGVDQYFDIEVINEDPSSSIGAQRVNLKGVNLDSVIMASLDTESDALEEEVSFTFEDVEIGKPFGSAS; from the coding sequence ATGGCGTTCTTGAAAGCTAGCGACACGATTTCCGGTCAGGAAGGCCGCGCTTATGCGGTGATTGGCACCCAAATCGAAGAGATGTTCTATGTGAAAAAGCTGGAGGCTACGGTCGAGAAGCAAAAAGCGGAAGTCAAAACGCTGGGCCGCCGCGGCGTCCAGCATAAAGCGACGGGGTGGTCGGGAAGCGGTTCGATGACTATTTTTTATATGACCAGCCGTTTCCGTCAAATGATGCTCGATTACATGAATACGGGGGTTGACCAGTATTTCGATATCGAAGTCATCAACGAGGACCCTTCGTCCAGCATCGGCGCCCAGCGGGTCAATCTGAAGGGCGTCAACCTCGACAGCGTCATTATGGCTTCGCTTGATACCGAGTCGGATGCGCTGGAGGAAGAGGTCAGCTTCACGTTCGAGGATGTAGAGATTGGCAAGCCGTTCGGTTCGGCGTCTTAA
- a CDS encoding phage tail sheath family protein, with the protein MAGGTWTTQNKVRPGVYVNVSSQSGAIGKMGERGTAALALALSWGPAGEIISITPQADIAKLLGYDWTHEALLPVRETLKRAGKLLLYRLNTGVKAEATASGLKTTAQYGGERGNDLSVVIASNIEDPAKFDVKTLLDGTEVDRQTVATAADLLDNVYVTFAANGSEGLTASAGIPLTGGSNGTVTNQNHSDFLTALEVQDFQTVGLISQDNSLKALYTSYVKRLRDSEGKKVQAVVSDYATAGYEGVISVKNGVILSDGTVVDKTNAVAWTAGATAAAAVNESLTYQAYDDAVDADVRLSHSETTAALLNGELLFTYNGTKAVVEQDINTLTAFTPAKDKAFSKNRVLRVLDGIAVDLKRIFETYFVGKVSNNEDGRALFWSQCAAYMNDLQDIGAIENFNAQTDISVVAGVDSDSVVLETAVKPVDSVEKVYLKVKVV; encoded by the coding sequence ATGGCTGGAGGAACATGGACAACGCAAAACAAGGTGCGTCCCGGGGTGTATGTGAATGTGTCATCCCAATCGGGCGCAATCGGAAAAATGGGAGAACGCGGCACCGCCGCACTGGCTCTGGCGCTCTCTTGGGGGCCTGCCGGTGAAATCATCAGCATTACGCCTCAGGCAGATATCGCGAAGCTGCTCGGATATGACTGGACGCATGAGGCGCTGCTTCCGGTGCGCGAAACGCTCAAGCGTGCGGGTAAGCTGCTGCTGTACCGCCTGAATACCGGCGTCAAAGCAGAGGCAACAGCCAGCGGGTTGAAGACAACCGCTCAATATGGCGGAGAACGCGGCAATGATCTGTCGGTCGTGATTGCAAGCAATATCGAGGACCCGGCCAAGTTCGATGTAAAGACGCTGCTTGACGGAACGGAAGTGGACAGACAGACGGTCGCGACCGCAGCCGATTTGCTGGATAACGTCTATGTTACGTTCGCGGCGAACGGGTCGGAGGGACTGACAGCGTCTGCCGGAATTCCGCTTACGGGCGGAAGCAACGGGACGGTGACCAATCAGAACCACAGTGATTTTCTGACCGCGCTGGAGGTGCAGGATTTTCAAACGGTCGGCCTGATCTCGCAGGACAACTCGCTTAAAGCCCTCTACACCTCTTATGTGAAACGGCTGCGCGATTCCGAGGGTAAGAAGGTGCAGGCTGTTGTGTCCGATTACGCTACCGCCGGTTACGAAGGAGTCATCAGCGTGAAAAACGGTGTTATCCTAAGCGATGGAACCGTTGTGGACAAGACGAATGCGGTGGCATGGACAGCGGGAGCGACCGCAGCGGCCGCAGTGAACGAATCGCTGACCTATCAGGCCTATGACGATGCGGTGGATGCCGATGTCCGCTTAAGCCATTCCGAGACGACGGCGGCGCTCCTCAATGGTGAACTGCTCTTTACTTACAACGGCACAAAGGCGGTGGTCGAGCAGGATATCAATACGCTTACGGCGTTCACACCGGCAAAAGACAAGGCTTTCTCGAAGAACCGGGTTCTCCGTGTGCTGGACGGTATCGCGGTTGATCTGAAGCGTATTTTTGAAACTTACTTTGTGGGCAAAGTATCCAATAATGAGGACGGACGTGCGCTGTTCTGGTCGCAGTGCGCTGCCTATATGAACGATCTCCAGGATATCGGAGCCATTGAGAACTTCAACGCGCAGACGGATATTTCCGTCGTTGCCGGCGTCGACAGCGATAGCGTAGTACTGGAAACGGCTGTAAAACCGGTGGATTCGGTAGAAAAAGTATATCTGAAAGTGAAGGTGGTTTAA
- a CDS encoding DUF6838 family protein: MSVQHLRSCITAALEQRFADIPVISSDDPPQTPGFRLFLVSAAYDRQREDRYAAVYRFGVRYEGVPVSEAEVMADALRDALTLVEGDGVSYRSVRQTWTAGAAAEAALFTAEYSLYLQSERPEAVRMGQFTEEGRLK; this comes from the coding sequence ATGTCTGTACAGCATTTGCGGAGCTGCATTACGGCTGCGCTGGAGCAGCGTTTTGCGGACATTCCCGTTATTTCGAGTGACGATCCGCCGCAGACGCCGGGCTTTCGGCTGTTTCTGGTTTCGGCGGCGTATGACCGGCAGCGGGAAGACCGATATGCGGCGGTGTACCGGTTCGGTGTCCGCTATGAAGGTGTTCCGGTATCGGAGGCGGAGGTTATGGCGGACGCTTTGCGCGATGCTCTTACCCTCGTAGAAGGAGACGGGGTGAGCTACCGCAGTGTACGGCAGACCTGGACGGCCGGAGCGGCAGCAGAAGCGGCTCTGTTCACGGCAGAGTATTCGCTGTACCTGCAAAGCGAGCGTCCTGAAGCAGTGAGAATGGGTCAATTCACAGAGGAAGGAAGATTAAAATGA